The Mauremys mutica isolate MM-2020 ecotype Southern chromosome 1, ASM2049712v1, whole genome shotgun sequence genome has a segment encoding these proteins:
- the LOC123374070 gene encoding ecto-ADP-ribosyltransferase 5-like, whose translation MMKSLLIPLTYFCLQTWLGIPQAKCQVQLSMMDDAFDDQYLGCTKEMEKKAHELLKEEMSPPFSMVWENATKKWEDVKITSPLRDYDKYGIALIAYTDPTRVDNDKVFSTIFNEAVNRSWKSRDDYMKHFPFKAFHYYLTRALQVLREGCNVVYRGDPKSFEYKGGNIRFGRFASSSINERVAEEFSKGGTVFTIHTCFGVKIQALSYNPDQEEVLIPVHEIFSVSRKGNNRFDLWSTKQTCRHFNCTELGGEKIETCVYNSATRRGLVFPGVLSPSLFGGSLILVHVAALKLFAGF comes from the exons ATGATGAAGTCTTTGCTGATCCCCTTGACATACTTCTGTCTTCAAACCTGGCTGGGAATCCCTCAG GCAAAATGTCAGGTGCAGCTGAGCATGATGGATGATGCTTTTGACGACCAGTATCTAGGATGTACTAAAGAAATGGAGAAAAAAGCACATGAACTGCTAAAGGAGGAAATGTCCCCACCATTTAGCATGGTGTGGGAAAATGCAACAAAAAAATGGGAAGATGTGAAAATTACTTCTCCCCTCAGGGATTATGATAAGTATGGAATAGCCCTCATAGCCTATACTGACCCCACCAGGGTAGACAACGACAAAGTTTTTTCAACTATATTTAATGAAGCAGTAAACAGGTCTTGGAAATCTCGAGATGATTACATGAAGCATTTCCCCTTCAAAGCCTTTCATTATTATTTGACAAGAGCTTTACAGGTCTTACGGGAGGGGTGCAATGTGGTGTACCGGGGGGATCCTAAAAGTTTTGAGTACAAGGGGGGTAACATCAGGTTTGGACGCTTTGCCTCTTCATCTATTAATGAAAGAGTGGCTGAGGAGTTTAgcaaagggggcacagtcttCACCATCCACACGTGCTTCGGCGTGAAGATACAGGCCCTGTCGTACAATCCTGACCAAGAAGAAGTGTTAATCCCAGTCCATGAGATATTCAGTGTGTCCCGCAAAGGGAACAACCGCTTTGACCTCTGGAGCACAAAACAGACCTGCAGGCATTTTAACTGCACAGAGCTGGGCG GAGAGAAGATCGAAACATGTGTTTACAACTCTG CTACCAGAAGAGGCCTGGTCTTCCCCGGTGTTCTGAGCCCATCACTGTTTGGAGGATCCCTCATCCTGGTCCACGTTGCTGCTCTGAAGCTGTTTGCTGGTTTCTAA